In Lycium ferocissimum isolate CSIRO_LF1 chromosome 7, AGI_CSIRO_Lferr_CH_V1, whole genome shotgun sequence, the sequence TTATGTATATCGCTAACGTTATGAAAGCTTCCAGTGTGGTGGTAAAAGGgtttaaaagaaaatgtttCCAGTCATGATTTCAAGTTTTCAACTCCTAACGGTGACATTTTAACATTTTTTGGATCCCTTGTCACTGATCCTGCCTTCGCCCCTGGGTGGTAGCGGTTGACATATAATTAGGGGCAGAGCTAGAAGGGCGGAAGGGAAGGGAGTTTATCTGAACCCTTTCACCGGAAATCACACTGGATATACAAAGtcaattatttttaatgttAATATTGTAAACTCCTTGGTGAAAATTGTCTATGCCAATGGCCCAATGCATTAACGCCGATTCAATGCTTTGTATCATCTTCAGGATCTTGTCAATTTGAAGGGAATTATTTTAATGAAGAATGTGTTGTTTCCCAACAGGTATCATCACTATATGGCTGAAGATGGAGCCTCAGGGTCAAGGAGCATGGCTGTTGAGAGCAACATCATCCATGGCTGGGGCCTTTGATTTctaattaattctatttaattcTCGATATAGGACAAGGTTTTGTTTAAGTTTTTCGAGACTAAAAACTCAGTGACATCTTTATGATTTGAAGTGTTTGTTATATAATGTATAATTTTGAGTAAGTGTTATGTACGCTCCTGTTTAACTTATATGCTTTTCCATTTTCTCACCAAATTAATTGGTTTATTGACCAAAGAAAAGCAAATGACCTGTAGTATCTAATGATAAAGTCAAATTCAAAACGTTAAGGAATCGTTTCTTGAACGAGCTAGTGGGGTTGTGTTACAAATATGAATTTTTAATAATGAAGGCCACTTCGACAATTTAAGAATatcataataatattattatttataaaataactacAAAAAATGATACTTGTAATGACAAACTAAAATAAGAGTGGTAAACTTAATATCACAAATCACAAGTAATATTAATTTTATGAGATCAAACTacaaaataagtcatgaaattttttcCCTAAATAAATTTCCATATAAGACATGATCtaccattattttattttagggtgaaaatgattttcaccccaactttgctttaaaaattaaactccccctcaactttgaacaatagtcatTCTCCCACCTTTATCCTAATTGACTTTCTTAAATTCCTATTCTACCCTTACATCCTAATTGACTTTCTTAAATTCCTATTCCACCCTTACTTTATCAacttggcctttttttttttttttttttttttttttttctttaaaatcatgatttttttaatctctttaaTCTTTGTAAcaaattttctttaagaaattgaatattatttcgagatagaaaaaaaaaagtgagaaatactaGTTAAGTATATAATTTAATGTCATTCtgtaatgaaataaatgagaagaacaagaattttttattaatcATAATCAAAATTCTGATATCTTTTGGTAGAGTGGATCACTGGAAAGTCGAAACCTCCATGGACTTTATTGGACATGGTGGAACTGATTCAACGCAATCTAGAATCTATTCAAGACAAATCACTTCATCACATCTACAAAGAATGCAACAAGCCAGCGGACAGCCTTGCCAATTGGGGACTGAGCTGTAGACACACCATATGGATGTACAACTTTCAAGATCTACCAAGAGAAACAAGAGGACAGCTGAAAGTTGACAAAATGCAAATACCTTCTTTTAGGAATTCCATAGTTAAAAACTCTTTCTGCATGTATAGATCAATGTATAGGAATTTCCTTTTTGATGTTCCTTGAACAACTCAATTAGAATGGGAGGTCCATACCTCTCATAGTAGCTAGATCTTTTTGGAAGCGTACATGAAATCCTACAAATTTTTTTACATGGAATGTTTTCCATAGAAAAGAGGTGGGGCGACCTCAAATCCCCTGAATGCTGTAACTTTTTGAGGGAGATGAATAAAATGGAAGCCAGGCTCCAGCAGTGGAGAcggtttattaaaaaaaaaaaaagtacaaataACAGgcaataataactttataaatatattgcaATGCAGgtaatacaaaataattaataaaaatagaggtatattgtcacaccccaacgaggggcatgacgggctccgaccaataggccgggaaccacctgacttaacGTGTTTACCTTGAACAACATATAACATAACTCAAAGAATACCTGCACGCAGAAAGGGCCCAACATAAAAATATCCGGTAATCGAACATATATGTGCATATGCGAACCAACAAGGTCGCTACAACATCACGAGTATCATggagccggcaaggctacatAACTTGCTAACTATATATGTAcaaatgtctacggacctctatggaatataaaCTGTAGGAAGAACGGGACAAGGCTTCGTCGTACCCATATgtacaaatcaaaatatcataccaaaatagactgcggCTCAGAACCAAGGGGAGCACACTGACTGTAGTTGAGGGAAGATCCTACTGCGCTGGGCTGCTCGCCTGACtactgttacaccccgcactttcagtgttacaccccgtacctcagagaagcactggttaaatttgaatgtaagtatgtcgagctatggctaggtaaaacaactttggagtgtgaggaacgaagcattattaagtatattgtttaagtaaaggatgaattatgatcttgtaagtcgtaaccgggaaggacaaccttgaaacatGAGAACATGCCCATTATCAAGTACAATGAATGATAAATAGTAAGTAgggggagttttggaagattccaggaccaaacaaatcaaagaaaataagtttgtcgaaaatttggaaaaagttggcagaattaaggacaaaattttgggtcaaatttggaggggtatatctccaggtatatgaggagttttaaggtgttttaaaagcctaaaatgaagttcgtcaagtctagtttctaacgcaataaaccgctcagagtagagaattatggacgttacaagttaggctaaCAGAGCAGAAACGTGCGCTACAAGAATGCTTTAACGGTGCACCGactttaccccccccccccccaccataAAAGAGTTAAAGTCCCTCTTATTGGTCATAATAATCTCCCAGATATTCCAGAAAAATCAGCAAGCAAAAGAGAGCATATTTACCTCATAAAAGTgtggattttgagtaatttcaagtgacggaatattaatcgaggtccaggtaacgtgtagtcgcgattatagttttgtcttgatttggaattggcttggattcagAGTAGATATTAAAGATATTTCTACTctagcaagaataaggtatgaatctctccttattaatattaatttcagtttatttacggagataaagttattaaatagtcgtataacaagttggatagttgagaaacttggaaaacatcgtgtgggatgttttatggagcctatgggtgttgataatgttgttgtgatgttggtattgttgttgttgttgttggtcattggattatgatttcgggctaggcatataagagagagagggagatatatatataatttatatattctaaatgaatttaaattgaaggcttaagataagcatgtgacaatgatatatataacaatagtatgaatggtttacatgtagatttatgagcttgtaaggataaacgttgagtagttaaggagaccaaaaggtatgttaaggctattcctctttctttaataggcatgattcttttcctaccaacccatgcatgaattccataaaaatcctcattccaagaatgttagatattcatgactcttaaagtttttatgatgctaaagatgaataatatttttatgataACCATGACGATGACTATGagggatttatttatcaaagcTTCAAGGCATATggatttcatgatattatgagatgattttattcatagagatttccaagtacatgagctttatattattatgaggtgattgagcttactttgcaatttcttaatttccttcattgttggtaatctcaccttatgacccttgttccttcaaggtgggataaacgatgatgattgatccataatataatcggaggctaccaaccttacgtcactccgatatagttgtggcttttgattgggctctcatgcatgctttatatatatgtatgtattttctcacaccgcgccgcgctatagtccgccgggcatggcacgtagatgtgcacaccactgcagtgggcatgttatgatattgccccgaacgcgggctaatgaagataacaccgagccttagtGACtaggcatgatactatatatataacaccgagccttaatggccgggcatgatgctatgtatatatgacaccgagcttTAATGGTCGGGCATGGtactacatatatgtataaaaatatttttttttaaaaggctaagcatgcatgacaccgcgttatgaggcatccagatgtacatgttatctctcatattccatgttacctttcatatctatattatgttgttattcatgccttacatactcagtacattattcgtactgacgtcccttcttgtggatgctgcgctcatgcccgcaggtaggcagggagacggatcagacccgtaggtgttctatcagcgaattctcaggagcactccacttacttcggagctgcagtctatttggtattgtccttatgatcatttgtattctatgtagaggctcgtagacgtgtgtgtacagttaaATGTTTTATAGCTCTActggttcatattgttgtataatatattggtcgccttgtcggccttattttgagctcttgatactttactgtCAGCCTTGTCgcctttatgatatacgttatgttgtggcgaccttgtcagtccgcatatgaacatatgtgctgaatgatcggatattcctatattgggccttttctgcgtgcaggtgttctttgagttatggtttataatgttcaaagtaacgaaTAAATCAAGTGGTTCCCGGCCTAGGGGTCGGAGCCCGTTATACTCCTGGTAGGGGTGTGATAACTAcctaaacctgcgggcatgaacacagcgtccacaagaagggacgtcagtacgaacaatgtactgagtatgtaacgCATGGATAACAACATAATACACATATGAAAAGTAACATGAAATAAGAGAGAGATAGCCTGTACGTCTGGATGCCTTTtgaggcggatgtcatgcatgcttaacgttttttttaaaaacatttttatacatatatacagtaccgtgcccggccattaaggctcagtgttatataataatatcatgcccggccattaaggcttggtgttatatatatagtatcatgcccggccattaaggctcggtgtcatcatcattagcccgcatccgggccatatcataacatgcccactgcagtggtgtgcacatctacgtgccatgcccagccgactatagcgcggggcggtgtgagaaaatacatacatatacataaagcatgcatgagagcccaatcaaaagccacaactatatcggagtgacgtaaggtcggtagcctccgattatattatggaccaatcatcatcgtttatcccaccttgaaaaAGCAAGggtcataaggtgagattaccaacaatgaaggaaattaagaaattgtAAAGCAAGCTCaatcatctcataataatataaagctcgtgtacttggaaatctctatgaataaaatcatctcataataacatgaaatccgTATGCCTTGGAGCTTTGATAATTAAATCCCTCATAATCATCGTCATGGTtatcataaaaaaatttattcatctttagcatcataaaaactctaagagtcatgaatctctaacattcttggaaatgaggatttttatgggATTCATGCATGGGTtggtaggaaaagaatcatgcctttagaagctcattaacatcataaggatcatgagattcgtggacttctagcatttgtggaaccAAGGATATTATGCGTAtgacacaaaggtttataacaaaaggatcatgcctttagaaaaaaagggactagccttaacatacctggaggcctatttctcgactttccaacttacttcctgtcttgaaATTTATTTAAGATCGTTCACAATcccgtaatctacatataaaacaatTCACACTATTATTAGACTCATCCTCACATGTTCATCTTAAGTCTTTAATTCGAATCCATTTAGAATGTCAAATTCaaaagcatctcccctgtatatatgcctagcccgaaatcacaataccaacaaccaacaacaacaacaaccataccaacatcaacaacaatatcatcaagattctacaagataaatatgcacaatttcatccaaaactttcttcaaacctcaatccaTACGCCAACAATACCAATGCaataattataactcttattctcgtaaatattcctgaaacaatattaataaaaagagattcataccttacttttgCTAGAATAGCAAAATCTTCAATGTTTACTTGAATCCAAGTCAACTCCAACacaaaacaaaactataatcgcgactaTATGTTActcggacctcgattaatactccgtcacttgaaaattatgtaaaatcctcattttgtgGTGTATATAAGCTCTCCTATGTTGGATGAGCTTTCTAGAGTATTTGGGAAGTttattatggagaaaaagatggaTTTTAGCCCTTATATAGTGGATTAAAGTCGGTTGGCACTGTAGCACTGTAGCAGCGCGCGACAGTGTATGTTCACGTAGTGCAGTCCCCTGCTCTGCCTGCCTAACTTgcaacgtccataattctctactccgatgtcgcatccatgagcgatttgttgcgttggaaactagacttcatgaacttcaatttaggcttttgcttttcttcaaaactcctcatatactaaaagatattcttcctcaaagttgggccaaaattgcccttgatatttttctccaaaattccaaaaacttAATTCCCTTAATTTACTTGCTCTCCAATCCTCccatagcttactatatgaacttaaaccctcataaccaaaaaaaattggtgCACATGTTCTTGTATATCCTTGAAAGTAACTCCAGTATCCAGACTTAAAAcatccaacacttataaatcttaacgtacgaaactacggggtgtaacatatatTCTATAACGAATCCCTAaaagattatctatttatattataaatgaattttaaattataatttaaaatattccatTAATGACAACCAAACCTCGTTTGCATATTGACAACagagaataagagagaagtgaaacttaagtgtgtgtgtgtgtgtgtgtatatatatatatatatatatatatatatatatatatatatatataggtaatatgtgtgcgcgcgcgcgcaTGCATgcacatacataatatatacttaatccatgtaatattaaaatatcaagcataaaaaataacattagattttgtgataaattcataaaaggattattctacttataatatgaatttcaataaataaaaaaactataCATACCTAggttaaaataataaattttatataatataaaagatATTACATAGATGGAGGAGTGAAATGTCAAGGGTAAGCAtaggaggaggggggggggggaggtgttttgatttttaaaataaagttgggGGTGAAAATGATTCTcacccttttattttatttttctttggagTTAGGAGTAGAACTAAAAATTAGGGCATGTTTGACCAAgcttataaaatattatttcgaAAGAATTCGGGGCCGAAAATTCTAACTCTTAAATTATACTTGCGACTTCCTTTTCATTTGGTAGGGGATCTCATGAAAGCTATGAATTTCTTAATAAGTAAGCTCataatttaggatttaattaACGCCAATTTTGGGGAAGGGAATTGCTTTTGAGATACTTAATAAATTACGGAAAACATATTAGGGTTAGGAACTTGGCCAAATAGGCTattagtataaatattttattttaagccAACCAGATTTTATGAAGTTTATGTTAAGCAATAAttggatcattttcatcaaacaATTCGAAACATATCTTATAGAGTATCTATTACTGTACTACTTTAGATCGGTAATGTGTCCCTTCGTCATgtatcttttcttttgttcGCACGGCTGGACAAATCTCCTTCAGAAGGTAAATAATTGTATGAAAAATGTCTTAAATACCTTTTCCCTTAAAACAAAAGGTGTTGGTTTCAGTTGGTGAGACACGTTACTTTCAACCAATTGGCTATGGAGGTGTGGGGGTTCAGTGAAAGTAGTAATCAAATCAACTTTTACTAATGTttatgcattattatatgaCTATCTTTTCCACCCAAGTCTTAAGCTTTTGCTGGTAACTGAAGGGGGAGTGGGCTGCATTTACTAACAGTAAGTATCATTTGCAACTTGGGCTGAAAATCAATACTAGTAGGTGTAATACTTTGAGAGCTTCACTTCTTATATTGTTACCACAAATCATATACGTGAAAGATTTGTCTTGACTAGTGGTTTCGCTATTCTGTTTCCAGAATGAAGCTGGCAGGGAACATATATTTTTGCAGGAATTTCAAGGAAATTGAGTTAAAGTTAGAGGCAAGGGGATTAACCTAACCTCCTCATTAAGTCGTTTTCTTGCTTTTGTACCAGCTCATGATCTAAACAAGTTGTACACACACTCTAGTACATGTCCAGAAAGTTGACTGATTTATAtggttttgatgtatttgatATTAAGCAATATTATAACAAAATGAACAAGAGGCAAGCAGGAAAGTCAATAGCCATGATGCTTAAGATTTTCCTGATATATACCATAAACAACTATTAGAATATTGTTAAGTGTTGTTATAGCTGTCCTACAAATATGAAAGCAGCAAGCAGGTGCTTAACATCATAAATAGAGGAGTTCATTACTAAGAGTGTCAAAGGAAATATAAGTTCCATCAGATGCGCCAAAGAGACATAAGCCTAATTAGTTTGCTTGCTCAAATGCACATTTATTTAGCATAACGACTATTTGACAATTGATTATACACCCTTAAATGCAGATAGGGCAGAATATGTTTAACCGGTCAATTCTGTAATGGATGCCTTATTCTGCACTCTGGTGGTCCTATAAACAATTCAGTCTCCACATCTGATTTTTCGCTACTCTCTGTACAAAGAGCTTCTCCTTCCTTCTCCCCACTTGGTGTTTGTCTCTGTTGAAAGCCACCAAACTATAACATAGGCACCAGACAATTATAAATTAGAGTCGACgagttggaaaaaaagaagacaaagaaGACTATACTAAGGTTGCTCTAAGGAAAAGATAGTATACCTTCTCCCTCAGCATTGCATTTTCAGCATCAAGGATTTTCTCCTGGATTTGTTAGAAAGGAAAACATTAAGCAAACAAGTAGTAAAGCAGTTAGAAATTCTCGGATAGAGACATTGACTATTCGACAAAGTCATGCCTATAGATAGGTTGTTTAGACTTTGCAATCCTAGTTATCTTGAATTCACTGTTTAAATGATTgcattattcatgctttgtaacTCATATTATTGTGTACCTTTATAGGAATTGAAGCTCAAAATAAATCAGTCAATGTggccttaccttttcttttagtCGCTGAACCTGTTCCTTGAAAACTTGAATctgaaaagaacaagaaaagataAATGTCAAGGTCCCAAGACTTCATAAGATGAACAAATCATTTCCTGGTCTTTAATCAAGTAACCTTTCGTGCCCGGATGGTGCTGACACTCCGTTCCAACTGTTTTTCTATCTGTTGTAGTTCTTGAAGGGTACAGGAATGCAGACCTTCTCCCAAGAGTTTCCtgaaatttcatttgttttggAAGGCTTTCTCAAAGGAAAGGGAGACAAATGACAGTGAAACAACTTTCGGAGTAAGGTTTATTTGAACCTTTTTGATGTTTCAAGAAGCTCTATCTTCTTCATTAAACTTGCTGCCTCATGCTGCAAATACTGCATTGTTGTATAAGCTACAGTAAGACTTTACCCAATTGTTTGCAAGAAACTAATTGCTTTCCAATTCATCCCAAAGAGGAAACACAAAACCAAGGCTCTACCTGCAGATTCTGTGCCACAGTTTCGTTTTCAGGTTGAATTCTGTCTTTAGTATGCCTCTTATAACGCTCCATTATATCGTGCATGCTGCAAAATCCTTCATGTTAgtcttttcccctttcttttgaaCAGCAGCAAATAGCAAAACCGAACTTTGAATGACAAACTATTCTAATAAGAACATAAGCAACTCTGGAACTCTTCAAGTAGTTGAGAGTGGGTTAAAATTGGAACATCTTTCATAACTAGGAAGGACAATATCACATGTTGCCATAACAATGGAATACAACAATACCCTTGGTACAATAGATAATTATCATGTCTTAAGctatgcacttttttttttttttgcttccttTGCTTTATCAGCGGAGAGGAGGATGAAAAAGATTAGTAGAACAGGTTGAATCATCATGCTCCAAACGTTTACAGCAGCTTAGTGTCATTGGCCTAGACTCGTTATAGCATCACCTAGCAAGAGTATCCCCTTGATAAACGCTAGGTTACTCAAAAGTGTGGCTTGACTCTCGCAATCGTCAACACCCATAACAAGCTCGCTATGTTTGTGTGAAGATGgcaatacatattttttttgataagtgt encodes:
- the LOC132063976 gene encoding MADS-box protein SOC1-like isoform X1, encoding MVRGKTQMRRIENATSRQVTFSKRRNGLLKKAFELSVLCDAEIGLVIFSPRGKLYEFANSSMHDIMERYKRHTKDRIQPENETVAQNLQYLQHEAASLMKKIELLETSKRKLLGEGLHSCTLQELQQIEKQLERSVSTIRARKIQVFKEQVQRLKEKEKILDAENAMLREKFGGFQQRQTPSGEKEGEALCTESSEKSDVETELFIGPPECRIRHPLQN
- the LOC132063976 gene encoding MADS-box protein SOC1-like isoform X2; the encoded protein is MVRGKTQMRRIENATSRQVTFSKRRNGLLKKAFELSVLCDAEIGLVIFSPRGKLYEFANSSMHDIMERYKRHTKDRIQPENETVAQNLQHEAASLMKKIELLETSKRKLLGEGLHSCTLQELQQIEKQLERSVSTIRARKIQVFKEQVQRLKEKEKILDAENAMLREKFGGFQQRQTPSGEKEGEALCTESSEKSDVETELFIGPPECRIRHPLQN